From the genome of Streptomyces sp. NBC_00523:
CGTGTGCCGCGACAGACCTACCGCGAGTATCGCCAGCACGCGTGCCCCTGCCCGGCCCGCTAACTCTTTGGCTACCGCCCTGACCTGCGCGGTCAAGCGGGTGGTGCGTCGCTGATAACGCTCCAGCACCCCGGGCACCTGCTCGCGGAAGGTGTGACGGCAGCCGTGTGTGGGACAGACCAGACGCCGCACCCGTACGCGGACCACCACTAGGCCGTTTCTTCTGGATCACTGCCGCAGGCAGCTGGTTGTCAGTGCGGGGTGGGAGAGTCCTGGGCATGACGTTGCCGGAGAACCTTGAGCGAGTTCTGCCTGAGATCGGACGCGACTTGTTCGACGTTCTCGTCATCAGGACCGACTTCAGCGACGACGAGGCGTGGAACGCGGTGGTGAGGGAGTTGCACCTGCCGTGGGGGCCAGGCGGTGAGTTTGCCGCAGCAGTGCAGCTGGTCGATGCGCCTGCTTGGGCAGGAGCAACGGCCGACGAGGTTCTTGCCGCCGTGGTGGATGAGGAGCTGAGTGTCGTTTTCCTCGCTGACCGCGACACGATGCAGTCGCCGGTGCGGGCGTTGCTGGCTCTGTCGACCGTCTGGGAGGACGTGAGTGGCCTTGACCCCGTCTACTACCAGGAACGCATCGAGTCGCCCGAGCCTCGGGAGTTTCGAGTCGTACCCGCCGCGGTACACGGCGTCCAGGTGGGCCTGGCGCTCGGCAACGAGGACTTCGCAGAACACGCTGCGGCTGCTTCCGCAGAGCCTGATCAGGTACTGCGGCCTTTCTGATCGGTACGGCGGGCGGCCGTTGCCTCCGCAGATGCGAGTCGTTCGTTGGGGCATGTCGTTGAGTGACGCGCAGTGGGCGCGGATCGAGCCGTTGCTGCCGGATCGGACGCCGAGGCGGGGCGGGCGGTGGCGGGACCACCGGCAGGTGATCGACGCGATCGCGTTCAAGTACCGCACCGGGATTCCCTGGATGGACCTGCCTGAGCACTTCGGTTCGTGGAAGGGCGTCCACAACAGGCTGCGGAAATGGGCATCTGACGGCACCTGGAAAAGGGTCTTCACGAACCTCCTCTCCCAGGCTGATGCCGAGGGCGATCTGGACTGGGTCGTCGCGGTGGACTCCACGGTCGTTCGTGCTCACCAGCACGCGGCCGGGGCCCGTAAAAAGGGGCCCCGGCCGAGGAACCCGACCATCATGCACTCGGACGGTCTCGTGGTGGGCTGACAACGAAGATCCACCTGGCGGCCGACAGCCGATGCCGCCCGCTGGCCTTCGTAATTACCCCCGGCCAGGCTGGTGACGCCCCGGCATTCCCGGACGTGATGATGGGGATCCGGGTCCCTCGGCCGGTCGGCAGACCCCGAACGACGCCCACCGCGGTCCTTGCGGACAAAGCGTATTCGTCTCGCGCGATCCGCACCTACCTGCGACATCGCGGGATCCGGGCGGTGATCCCTCAGCCCGTCGACCAAGCAGCGAATCGCAAGCGGCTTGGCAGCCGCGGTGGGCGCCCTCCGACGTTCGCGCGCGAAGCGTACAAACAGCGGAACACGGTCGAGCGGTGCATCAACAAGATCAAACAATGGCGGGGCCTGGCCACCCGCTATGACAAGACCGCCACCATCTACCTCGCGGCTCTCCACCTGGCAGGAATCTTCGTCTGGTCAGCAAGGTGATCCGGAGGAAACGGCCTAGGTCTCTCGCTCCCTTGAATACGCCACAACAGTTTGTTCGTCTGCTCCCTCGCCCTCCCGGCGCCCTCGACCTGTCCGGGACGGGCGGACTTTTTTTCCGCCCCGCACCGCCAACGCCCTACCCCTGCACGTCCACAACTAGGAGATGCACCCATGGATGCCGTGACCCTTGCCGCTGCCGCCGTACTCGCCCTTGCCCTGCTCTGCGCCACCATCGTCTGCGTCGTCGCCATCTGCCGCGCCCACCGGGGCGACGTCGTCAACGTCGTCCGCGTACTGCCC
Proteins encoded in this window:
- a CDS encoding DUF6924 domain-containing protein produces the protein MTLPENLERVLPEIGRDLFDVLVIRTDFSDDEAWNAVVRELHLPWGPGGEFAAAVQLVDAPAWAGATADEVLAAVVDEELSVVFLADRDTMQSPVRALLALSTVWEDVSGLDPVYYQERIESPEPREFRVVPAAVHGVQVGLALGNEDFAEHAAAASAEPDQVLRPF
- a CDS encoding IS5 family transposase (programmed frameshift) encodes the protein MRVVRWGMSLSDAQWARIEPLLPDRTPRRGGRWRDHRQVIDAIAFKYRTGIPWMDLPEHFGSWKGVHNRLRKWASDGTWKRVFTNLLSQADAEGDLDWVVAVDSTVVRAHQHAAGARKKGAPAEEPDHHALGRSRGGLTTKIHLAADSRCRPLAFVITPGQAGDAPAFPDVMMGIRVPRPVGRPRTTPTAVLADKAYSSRAIRTYLRHRGIRAVIPQPVDQAANRKRLGSRGGRPPTFAREAYKQRNTVERCINKIKQWRGLATRYDKTATIYLAALHLAGIFVWSAR